A genomic region of Streptomyces sp. R33 contains the following coding sequences:
- a CDS encoding Tex family protein: MTMSIEGRIAEELGVRERQVKAAVELLDGGSTVPFIARYRKEATEMLDDAQLRTLEERLRYLRELEDRRAAILDSVREQGKLDAELEARINAADTKARLEDIYLPFKPKRRTKAQIAREAGLEPLAEGLLADPSVEPAAAAAAFVDAAKGVADPAAALEGARAILTERFAEDADLIGELRERMWGRGRLAAKVREGKEEAGAKFADYFDFAEPFTALPSHRVLAMLRGEKEDVLDLTLEPEDPEDAATPGPSAYEGMVARRFGVADRGRPGDKWLADTVRWAWRTKIQVHLGIDLRMRLRAAAEDEAVRVFAANLRDLLLAAPAGTRATLGLDPGFRTGVKVAVVDATGKVVATDVIYPHVPANKWDESLAKLARLAKEHAVELIAIGNGTASRETDKLAGDLITRHPELKLTKVMVSEAGASVYSASAFASQELPGMDVSLRGAVSIARRLQDPLAELVKIDPKSIGVGQYQHDLSEVKLSRSLDAVVEDCVNGVGVDVNTASAPLLSRVSGISGGLAENIVAHRDANGPFRSRKALKDVPRLGPKAYEQCAGFLRIRGGDDPLDFSSVHPESYPLVRGMAKTAGSEVASLIGNTGVLRSLRPEQFVTEAFGLPTVTDILRELEKPGRDPRPAFKTATFKEGVEKIGDLAPGMILEGVVTNVAAFGAFIDIGVHQDGLAHVSALSKNFVKDPRDVVKPGDIVRVKVLDVDIPRKRISLTLRLEDEADGSAGAPRQREDRQDRRGGGRPPQQRGGGQGGGQRQGGGGQGGQGGQRQAGGQRQGGQRQGGSGSPAPANSAMADALRRAGLTGAPEDRRKR, from the coding sequence GTGACGATGTCCATCGAAGGCAGGATCGCCGAGGAGCTCGGCGTACGGGAGCGGCAGGTCAAGGCCGCCGTCGAGCTGCTCGACGGCGGCTCCACCGTGCCGTTCATCGCGCGCTACCGCAAGGAAGCGACCGAGATGCTCGACGACGCCCAGCTGCGCACCCTCGAGGAGCGGCTGCGGTATCTGCGCGAGCTCGAGGACCGGCGCGCCGCGATCCTGGACTCCGTACGGGAGCAGGGCAAGCTCGACGCCGAGCTGGAGGCCCGGATCAACGCGGCCGACACCAAGGCGCGGCTGGAGGACATCTACCTCCCGTTCAAACCCAAGCGGCGCACCAAGGCGCAGATCGCCCGCGAGGCGGGCCTCGAGCCGCTCGCCGAGGGCCTGCTGGCCGACCCGTCGGTGGAGCCGGCCGCCGCCGCGGCCGCGTTCGTGGACGCCGCCAAGGGCGTCGCGGACCCGGCAGCCGCCCTGGAGGGCGCCCGCGCCATCCTCACCGAGCGGTTCGCGGAGGACGCCGACCTGATCGGCGAGCTGCGCGAGCGCATGTGGGGCCGCGGCCGGCTCGCCGCGAAGGTCCGCGAGGGCAAGGAGGAGGCGGGCGCGAAGTTCGCCGACTACTTCGACTTCGCCGAGCCCTTCACCGCGCTGCCCTCGCACCGCGTCCTCGCCATGCTGCGCGGCGAGAAGGAGGACGTCCTCGACCTCACGCTGGAGCCCGAGGACCCCGAAGACGCGGCGACGCCCGGACCGTCCGCGTACGAGGGCATGGTCGCGCGCCGCTTCGGCGTTGCCGACCGCGGCCGCCCCGGCGACAAGTGGCTGGCCGACACCGTCCGCTGGGCCTGGCGTACGAAGATCCAGGTACACCTCGGCATCGACCTGCGGATGCGGCTGCGCGCCGCCGCCGAGGACGAGGCCGTCCGGGTCTTCGCCGCCAACCTGCGGGACCTGCTGCTCGCGGCCCCGGCCGGCACGCGGGCCACGCTCGGCCTCGACCCGGGCTTCCGTACCGGCGTGAAGGTCGCCGTCGTGGACGCCACCGGCAAGGTCGTGGCCACGGACGTGATCTACCCGCACGTCCCCGCCAACAAGTGGGACGAGTCCCTCGCCAAGCTGGCCCGCCTCGCGAAGGAGCACGCGGTCGAGCTGATCGCCATCGGCAACGGCACCGCCTCGCGCGAGACCGACAAGCTCGCCGGGGACCTGATCACCCGCCACCCCGAGCTGAAGCTCACCAAGGTGATGGTGTCCGAGGCGGGCGCCTCCGTGTATTCGGCCTCCGCCTTCGCCTCGCAGGAACTCCCGGGCATGGACGTGTCGCTGCGCGGCGCTGTCTCCATCGCCCGCCGCCTCCAGGACCCGCTCGCCGAGCTCGTCAAGATCGACCCCAAGTCGATCGGCGTCGGCCAGTACCAGCACGACCTCTCCGAGGTGAAGCTCTCGCGCTCGCTCGACGCGGTCGTCGAGGACTGCGTGAACGGCGTCGGCGTGGACGTCAACACCGCCTCCGCGCCCCTGCTCTCGCGGGTGTCCGGCATCAGCGGCGGACTCGCCGAGAACATCGTGGCCCACCGCGACGCCAACGGCCCCTTCCGCAGCCGCAAGGCGCTCAAGGACGTGCCCCGGCTCGGCCCGAAGGCGTACGAACAGTGCGCGGGCTTCCTGCGGATCCGCGGCGGGGACGACCCGCTGGACTTCTCCAGCGTGCACCCCGAGTCGTACCCGCTGGTCCGGGGCATGGCGAAGACGGCCGGCAGCGAGGTGGCGTCCCTGATCGGCAACACCGGCGTACTGCGCTCGCTGCGGCCGGAGCAGTTCGTCACCGAGGCCTTCGGCCTGCCGACCGTGACGGACATCCTGCGCGAGCTGGAGAAGCCGGGCCGCGACCCGCGGCCGGCCTTCAAGACGGCCACCTTCAAGGAGGGCGTCGAGAAGATCGGCGACCTGGCGCCCGGGATGATCCTGGAGGGCGTGGTCACGAACGTGGCGGCGTTCGGCGCGTTCATCGACATCGGCGTCCACCAGGACGGGCTGGCCCACGTCTCGGCGCTGTCGAAGAACTTCGTCAAGGACCCGCGGGACGTGGTCAAGCCGGGCGACATCGTCCGCGTGAAGGTCCTGGACGTGGACATCCCGCGCAAGCGGATCTCGCTGACCCTGCGGCTGGAGGACGAGGCCGACGGCTCGGCGGGCGCACCCCGCCAGCGCGAGGACCGCCAGGACCGGCGCGGCGGCGGCCGTCCCCCGCAGCAGCGCGGAGGCGGCCAGGGCGGCGGCCAGCGCCAGGGCGGCGGCGGCCAAGGCGGCCAGGGCGGCCAGCGTCAGGCCGGCGGCCAGCGTCAGGGCGGTCAGCGTCAGGGCGGCAGCGGCTCCCCGGCCCCGGCCAACAGCGCGATGGCGGACGCCCTCCGCCGCGCCGGCCTCACCGGCGCCCCGGAGGACCGCCGCAAGCGGTAG
- a CDS encoding SDR family NAD(P)-dependent oxidoreductase, giving the protein MTTVLITGASAGLGAAFARGFAAKGCDLVLVARDKDRLEAVARELGREFGTNSEVLPADLLDEADCTAVAERLADHDRPVDILVNNAGFGLPAPFPYSPVEDEERMLDLLVKVPLRLTHAVLPRLRERRRGAVVNVSSVAGLLPTGTYGAAKAWVTAFSESLRVDMAPYGVRVLAVVPGFTRTEFQARAGMDVSALREAVWLEPEAVVAKALRDLALRRPVSITGRRYRAYALAARHLPRGFVAERLPRKRRAPQQ; this is encoded by the coding sequence TTGACCACCGTTCTGATCACCGGGGCCAGTGCCGGACTCGGCGCCGCCTTCGCCCGCGGATTCGCGGCCAAAGGCTGCGACCTCGTCCTGGTCGCCCGCGACAAGGACCGCCTCGAAGCCGTGGCCCGCGAGCTCGGCCGGGAGTTCGGCACGAACAGCGAGGTGCTGCCCGCCGATCTGCTGGACGAGGCGGACTGCACGGCCGTCGCCGAGCGGCTGGCCGACCACGACCGGCCCGTGGACATCCTGGTCAACAACGCGGGCTTCGGGCTCCCCGCGCCGTTCCCGTACAGCCCGGTCGAGGACGAGGAGCGGATGCTGGACCTGCTGGTGAAGGTCCCGCTGCGGCTCACCCACGCCGTGCTGCCCCGGCTGCGCGAGCGCCGCCGGGGTGCGGTGGTGAACGTCTCCTCGGTGGCCGGACTGCTGCCGACCGGGACGTACGGGGCCGCCAAGGCCTGGGTCACCGCGTTCAGCGAGTCCCTGCGGGTGGACATGGCGCCCTACGGGGTCCGGGTGCTCGCGGTGGTCCCCGGGTTCACCCGCACCGAGTTCCAGGCGCGGGCCGGGATGGACGTCAGCGCCCTGCGCGAGGCGGTGTGGCTCGAGCCCGAGGCCGTGGTGGCCAAGGCCCTGCGGGACCTGGCCCTGCGCCGGCCGGTGAGCATCACCGGCCGCCGCTACCGGGCGTACGCGCTCGCCGCCCGGCACCTGCCGCGCGGCTTCGTCGCCGAGAGGCTGCCCCGAAAGCGCCGGGCGCCGCAGCAGTAG
- the abc-f gene encoding ribosomal protection-like ABC-F family protein — translation MTATLVAKNLTAAHGERTLFADLDLVVAPGDVIGLVGVNGAGKSTLLRLLAGLDTPETGELRLSPPTAAVGHLPQEPERRPEESVREFLARRTGVAAAQAALDAATQGLVDGTPGADDAYATTLDQWLDLGGADLDERAQEVADELGLAVSLDLPMTALSGGQAARAGLASLLLSRYDVFLLDEPTNDLDLEGLERLEQFVKGLRAGTVVISHDREFLTRTVTKVLELDLAQQQINLYGGGYDAYLEERERARTHAREDYDEYAGKKAALEGRAQMQRNWMDKGVRNARRKASDNDKIGKNLRGESSEKQAAKARQTQRAIERLEVVDEPRKEWELRMEIAAAPRSGSVVATLNEAAVRRGDFTFGPASLQIDWADRVAITGANGAGKSTLLAVLLGRLAPDSGAATLGSGVLIGEVDQARGLFLGDEPLLEAFCAAVPDTEPAEVRTLLAKFGLKAVHVLRPAATLSPGERTRAALALLQGRGVNLLVLDEPTNHLDLPAIEQLESALEAYEGTLLLVTHDRRMLDAVHVTRRLEVADGKVTEL, via the coding sequence ATGACTGCAACCCTCGTCGCCAAGAACCTCACCGCCGCGCACGGTGAGCGCACGCTCTTCGCCGATCTCGACCTCGTCGTCGCGCCCGGCGACGTCATCGGCCTCGTCGGCGTCAACGGCGCCGGGAAGTCCACCCTGCTGCGCCTGCTCGCCGGACTGGACACGCCCGAGACCGGTGAGCTGCGGCTCTCCCCGCCCACGGCCGCCGTCGGCCACCTGCCCCAGGAGCCGGAACGGCGCCCCGAGGAGTCCGTACGGGAATTCCTGGCCCGGCGTACCGGCGTCGCCGCCGCCCAGGCGGCGCTGGACGCGGCGACCCAGGGCCTGGTCGACGGGACCCCGGGCGCGGACGACGCGTACGCGACGACGCTGGACCAGTGGCTGGACCTCGGCGGCGCCGACCTCGACGAGCGGGCCCAGGAGGTCGCCGACGAGCTCGGGCTCGCCGTCAGCCTCGACCTGCCGATGACCGCGCTGTCCGGCGGCCAGGCGGCCCGCGCGGGCCTCGCCTCGCTGCTGCTCTCCCGCTACGACGTCTTCCTGCTCGACGAGCCGACGAACGACCTGGACCTGGAGGGTCTGGAGCGCCTCGAACAGTTCGTGAAGGGCCTGCGCGCCGGCACGGTCGTGATCAGCCACGACCGCGAGTTCCTGACCCGGACCGTCACCAAGGTCCTCGAACTGGACCTGGCCCAGCAGCAGATCAACCTCTACGGCGGCGGCTACGACGCGTACCTGGAGGAGCGCGAGCGGGCCCGTACGCACGCCCGCGAGGACTACGACGAGTACGCGGGCAAGAAGGCGGCCCTGGAGGGCCGCGCCCAGATGCAGCGCAACTGGATGGACAAGGGCGTCCGCAACGCCCGCCGCAAGGCGAGCGACAACGACAAGATCGGCAAGAACCTGCGCGGCGAGTCCAGCGAGAAGCAGGCCGCCAAGGCCCGCCAGACGCAGCGCGCCATCGAGCGGCTCGAGGTCGTCGACGAGCCCCGCAAGGAGTGGGAGCTGCGCATGGAGATCGCGGCGGCTCCGCGCTCCGGCTCGGTCGTCGCCACCCTGAACGAGGCGGCCGTCCGGCGCGGGGACTTCACCTTCGGCCCGGCCAGCCTGCAGATCGACTGGGCGGACCGGGTGGCGATCACCGGCGCCAACGGCGCGGGCAAGTCCACGCTGCTCGCCGTCCTGCTCGGCCGGCTGGCGCCCGACTCGGGTGCGGCCACGCTCGGTTCGGGTGTGCTGATCGGCGAGGTGGACCAGGCGCGCGGGCTCTTCCTCGGGGACGAGCCGCTGCTGGAGGCCTTCTGCGCGGCCGTCCCGGACACCGAGCCGGCCGAAGTCCGGACCCTGCTGGCCAAGTTCGGCCTGAAGGCCGTGCACGTGCTGCGCCCGGCGGCGACGCTGTCCCCCGGCGAGCGCACCCGGGCGGCCCTGGCGCTGCTCCAGGGCCGCGGGGTGAACCTGCTGGTGCTGGACGAGCCCACGAACCACCTGGACCTTCCGGCGATCGAACAGCTGGAGTCGGCCCTGGAGGCGTACGAGGGCACCCTGCTGCTGGTCACGCACGACCGCCGGATGCTGGACGCGGTGCACGTGACCCGCCGCCTGGAGGTCGCGGACGGCAAGGTCACCGAGCTCTAG
- a CDS encoding ImmA/IrrE family metallo-endopeptidase: MPHSQPSLRKRCEKILGHLDLTHPFSLEGLCNRIAEQRGRPIRLHPLPKEAAESGVCGLWVGTATVDYVFYEAQTTPLHREHIVLHELGHILFGHHSLEAEDTDGQAPVVLGRTNYTTSQEREAELLASMIRIRTTGPCPQSAAAPRGTLARLESAMGYGRGDRGRR, encoded by the coding sequence ATGCCCCACTCGCAACCCAGCCTCCGTAAACGCTGCGAGAAGATTCTCGGCCATCTGGATCTGACGCATCCGTTCTCCCTCGAAGGGCTGTGCAACCGGATCGCCGAGCAGCGGGGCCGCCCCATCCGCCTGCACCCGCTCCCCAAGGAGGCGGCGGAATCCGGGGTCTGCGGGCTGTGGGTGGGCACCGCCACCGTCGACTACGTCTTCTACGAGGCCCAGACCACCCCGCTCCACCGCGAGCACATCGTGCTCCACGAGCTCGGGCACATCCTGTTCGGCCACCACTCCCTGGAGGCGGAGGACACCGACGGGCAGGCCCCGGTCGTCCTCGGCCGCACCAACTACACCACCAGCCAGGAGCGGGAGGCGGAGCTGCTCGCCAGCATGATCCGCATCCGCACGACGGGCCCCTGCCCGCAGTCCGCAGCCGCCCCCCGCGGCACCCTCGCCCGGCTGGAATCCGCCATGGGCTACGGGCGGGGGGACCGTGGGCGCCGCTGA
- a CDS encoding M1 family metallopeptidase, with translation MHRKVIAPSVLAASLLLVIPASAASSVQGAPGIGDPYYPASGNSGYDVSHYDLRLQYQPKTDLLEGTATLLTTARQDLSRFNLDFGLKVSEIRVNGTKAKFATSGDHELEVTPAQPLQKDKPASVVVKYAGKPSEFKIDGWSAWQRTPDGGVAAQEPDSAVWWFPSNDHPLDKATFDISVNVPDGTQAISNGVLQSQSSRLGWTRYNWRSNKPQATYLATLAIGKFDVTTDKTASGLPILNAYSKDLGDNAGAARASVERTGEVAEWLEGVFGPYPFNALGGYVPNVPSSFALETQTRPFYSPKQFSNGANVSVVVHELAHQWYGDSVSVDGWKDIWINEGFARYSQWLWSEKEGEGTAQELADWAYGLRAADDPFWQVKPGDPGPDNQFHGAVYDRGAIALQALRNEIGDEKFFRILKGWPTERAYGNAKVGDFVRYAEKVSDKPLAQLFETWLYTPGKPAFAAPAAASPSAARSLTAPAAKQVEPKSWKKIAETNTIHEH, from the coding sequence GTGCACCGCAAAGTCATCGCCCCGAGCGTGCTCGCCGCTTCCCTCCTGCTGGTGATCCCGGCGTCGGCGGCGAGTTCGGTCCAAGGGGCCCCGGGTATCGGTGATCCCTACTACCCGGCCAGCGGCAACAGCGGATACGACGTGTCCCACTACGACCTGCGCCTGCAGTACCAGCCGAAGACGGACCTGCTGGAGGGCACCGCCACCCTGCTGACCACCGCCCGGCAGGACCTCTCCCGCTTCAACCTGGACTTCGGCCTGAAGGTCAGCGAGATCCGGGTCAACGGCACCAAGGCGAAGTTCGCCACCTCCGGGGACCACGAGCTGGAGGTGACCCCCGCCCAGCCGCTGCAGAAGGACAAGCCGGCGAGCGTCGTCGTCAAGTACGCAGGAAAGCCCTCGGAGTTCAAGATCGACGGCTGGTCGGCCTGGCAGCGCACCCCGGACGGCGGTGTCGCGGCGCAGGAGCCCGACTCGGCCGTCTGGTGGTTCCCGAGCAACGACCACCCGCTCGACAAGGCCACGTTCGACATCTCGGTCAACGTCCCCGACGGCACCCAGGCCATCAGCAACGGCGTGCTCCAGTCGCAGAGTTCCCGGCTCGGCTGGACCCGGTACAACTGGCGCTCGAACAAGCCGCAGGCCACGTACCTCGCCACCCTCGCCATCGGCAAGTTCGACGTCACCACCGACAAGACGGCGAGCGGCCTGCCCATCCTCAACGCGTACAGCAAGGACCTCGGCGACAACGCGGGCGCGGCCCGCGCGAGCGTGGAGCGGACCGGCGAGGTGGCCGAGTGGCTGGAGGGGGTCTTCGGGCCGTACCCCTTCAACGCGCTGGGCGGCTACGTGCCGAACGTGCCGTCGAGCTTCGCGCTGGAGACGCAGACCCGGCCGTTCTACAGCCCGAAGCAGTTCTCGAACGGCGCCAACGTCTCGGTGGTCGTGCACGAGCTGGCCCACCAGTGGTATGGCGACAGCGTGTCCGTCGACGGCTGGAAGGACATCTGGATCAACGAGGGCTTCGCCCGCTACAGCCAGTGGCTGTGGTCGGAGAAGGAGGGCGAGGGCACCGCGCAGGAGCTCGCCGACTGGGCGTACGGGCTGCGCGCGGCGGACGACCCGTTCTGGCAGGTCAAGCCGGGCGACCCGGGCCCGGACAACCAGTTCCACGGAGCCGTCTACGACCGCGGCGCGATCGCCCTGCAGGCGCTGCGCAACGAGATCGGCGACGAGAAGTTCTTCCGGATCCTCAAGGGCTGGCCGACCGAGCGGGCCTACGGCAACGCCAAGGTCGGGGACTTCGTCCGGTACGCGGAGAAGGTGTCGGACAAGCCGCTGGCCCAGCTGTTCGAGACCTGGCTGTACACCCCGGGCAAGCCGGCCTTCGCCGCGCCCGCGGCCGCCTCGCCCTCGGCCGCCCGGTCCCTCACGGCCCCCGCCGCGAAGCAGGTGGAGCCGAAGTCCTGGAAGAAGATCGCCGAGACGAACACGATCCACGAGCACTGA
- the sph gene encoding sphingomyelin phosphodiesterase: MLHTKLRRNRAAATAVAAIAVGALAATSAPAASAAESAAAPRLSVLTYNVFLMSKNLYPNWGQDHRASEIPKASYFQGHDVVVLQEAFDNGASDALKSNASAQYPYQTPVVGRSKSGWDATGGAYSSTTPEDGGVTILSKWPIIRKEQVVYKDACGADWWSNKGFAYVVLDVNGTKVHVVGTHAQSTDPGCGAGEAADMRARQFKAMDAFLDGKNIPANEQVIVAGDMNVDSRTPEFASMLANADLANSDSRTGHPYSFDTALNSIANYRYPTDPREDLDYVLYRKGNARPAGWENNVVKEQSAPWTVSSWGTSYTYTNLSDHYPLIGR, from the coding sequence ATGCTGCACACAAAGCTCCGCCGCAATCGGGCCGCCGCCACGGCCGTTGCGGCGATCGCCGTCGGCGCGCTGGCCGCCACCAGCGCGCCGGCCGCCTCGGCCGCGGAGAGCGCCGCGGCCCCGCGGCTCAGCGTCCTCACGTACAACGTGTTCCTGATGAGCAAGAACCTCTACCCCAACTGGGGTCAGGACCACCGCGCTTCGGAGATCCCCAAGGCGTCCTACTTCCAGGGCCACGACGTGGTCGTGCTCCAGGAAGCCTTCGACAACGGCGCCTCGGACGCCCTGAAGTCCAACGCCTCGGCGCAGTACCCGTACCAGACCCCGGTCGTCGGCCGCAGCAAGAGCGGCTGGGACGCCACGGGCGGCGCCTACTCCTCCACCACCCCCGAGGACGGCGGCGTCACGATCCTGAGCAAGTGGCCGATCATCCGCAAGGAGCAGGTCGTCTACAAGGACGCCTGCGGCGCCGACTGGTGGTCCAACAAGGGCTTCGCCTACGTCGTGCTGGACGTCAACGGCACCAAGGTCCACGTGGTCGGCACCCACGCGCAGTCCACCGACCCGGGCTGCGGCGCGGGCGAGGCGGCGGACATGCGCGCCCGCCAGTTCAAGGCGATGGACGCCTTCCTGGACGGCAAGAACATCCCTGCGAACGAGCAGGTCATCGTCGCCGGGGACATGAACGTCGACTCCCGCACCCCCGAGTTCGCGTCGATGCTCGCCAATGCCGACCTGGCGAACTCCGACTCGCGCACGGGTCACCCGTACTCCTTCGACACCGCGCTGAACTCCATCGCGAACTACCGCTACCCGACCGACCCGCGCGAGGACCTGGACTACGTCCTCTACCGCAAGGGCAACGCCCGCCCGGCGGGCTGGGAGAACAACGTGGTCAAGGAGCAGTCGGCGCCCTGGACGGTCTCCAGCTGGGGCACCTCGTACACGTACACCAACCTCTCCGACCACTACCCGCTGATCGGCCGGTAG
- a CDS encoding oxygenase MpaB family protein — translation MREKRPDPVPPAPGGVLWTISGDVRALLMLPAAFTMQVAHPAIGAGVDEHSVFRTDPWGRGERSLRSVQLWVYGGEEAAEEGRRVRRLHKEIQGVDTRGRPYHSLDPACYSWVHATGFPIYLYAGRYLLRRFTPAQERQLYREWLQVGRILGVRDRDMPQSIEEYWVYYRRMLAEEIEPTKVARELVATDVPLPRPTGGSLPVRLLLRLAWPVLRAAFLHFRAFVTVGYMPPDARAAIGLEWSPAQERRLRRFSTAVRLLVPLLPERLRYLPVARAARERWRAGTL, via the coding sequence ATGAGAGAAAAGCGCCCCGATCCCGTGCCGCCGGCGCCCGGCGGGGTGCTCTGGACCATCTCCGGCGACGTCCGGGCCCTGCTGATGCTGCCCGCCGCCTTCACCATGCAGGTCGCCCACCCCGCGATCGGGGCCGGCGTCGACGAGCACTCGGTCTTCCGCACCGACCCCTGGGGGCGCGGCGAGCGCTCGCTGCGCTCCGTCCAGCTGTGGGTGTACGGCGGGGAGGAGGCCGCCGAGGAGGGCCGCCGGGTGCGCCGCCTGCACAAGGAGATCCAGGGCGTCGACACCCGGGGCCGGCCCTACCACTCCCTCGACCCCGCCTGCTACTCCTGGGTGCACGCCACCGGTTTCCCGATCTACCTGTACGCGGGGCGCTACCTGCTGCGCCGCTTCACCCCCGCCCAGGAGCGGCAGCTGTACCGGGAGTGGCTCCAGGTGGGCCGGATCCTCGGGGTCCGTGACCGGGACATGCCGCAGAGCATCGAGGAGTACTGGGTCTACTACCGCCGGATGCTGGCCGAGGAGATCGAGCCGACCAAGGTCGCCCGCGAGCTGGTCGCCACGGACGTGCCGCTGCCCCGGCCCACGGGCGGCTCCCTGCCGGTGCGGCTGCTGCTGCGGCTCGCCTGGCCGGTGCTCCGGGCGGCGTTCCTGCACTTCCGGGCCTTCGTCACCGTCGGGTACATGCCGCCGGACGCGCGCGCCGCCATCGGGCTGGAGTGGAGCCCGGCCCAGGAGCGCAGGCTCCGGCGGTTCAGCACGGCCGTACGGCTCCTCGTACCGCTGCTGCCGGAACGGCTGCGGTACCTGCCGGTCGCGCGGGCGGCGCGGGAGCGGTGGCGCGCCGGCACCCTGTGA
- a CDS encoding MAB_1171c family putative transporter: MGAAELTAVGDWLAVPSVVCLWIAVLLRAPAALRSPQQRGLWLAVATAAAAMTLNLPDVVTYAMRDPHYAHTVGLVRNLIGVLSAGTVLYFVAAATRGRVLQLAAWTGTAGWLTVLVVLDTAAPAHGTHTIPPQGDPVPSLAYWLLLISAHLLANTTCVSLCWRYSRRSESRGLAAGLRLFGLGTALAGLFWFVYLLKALFGSTWAMPALPLMMNLHGLLRAAAILVPTLFVLRRTSADIATAWRLWPLWHDLVQAVPHVALTKPRAGRVVELLWPPVPRNLLVYRKVIETRDAILILGEYVAPGVPELARSHVTGHGIPEQRRTAAALACVLKEARQAKLAGRPGQPGQDADWELPAAMQTSAEGGDLDEEARFLVDVAQAYGSAATTDFTAERLNPV, from the coding sequence GTGGGCGCCGCTGAACTCACCGCCGTCGGCGACTGGCTCGCCGTACCCAGCGTGGTGTGCCTGTGGATCGCGGTCCTGCTGCGCGCCCCGGCCGCCCTGCGCTCCCCGCAGCAGCGCGGCCTGTGGCTCGCCGTCGCCACCGCCGCCGCGGCGATGACCCTGAACCTCCCGGACGTCGTCACGTACGCGATGCGCGACCCGCACTACGCGCACACCGTCGGCCTCGTCCGCAACCTCATCGGCGTGCTCTCCGCGGGCACCGTGCTCTACTTCGTCGCCGCCGCCACCCGCGGCCGGGTCCTCCAACTCGCCGCCTGGACGGGCACGGCGGGCTGGCTCACCGTCCTCGTGGTGCTGGACACCGCCGCACCCGCGCACGGCACGCACACCATCCCGCCGCAGGGCGATCCCGTCCCCTCCCTGGCGTACTGGCTGTTGCTGATCTCCGCGCACCTGCTCGCCAACACCACCTGCGTCTCCCTCTGCTGGCGCTACAGCCGCCGCAGCGAGAGCAGGGGTCTCGCCGCCGGGCTGCGGCTGTTCGGCCTCGGCACCGCGCTCGCCGGCCTGTTCTGGTTCGTGTACCTCCTGAAGGCCCTGTTCGGCAGCACCTGGGCGATGCCCGCCCTGCCGCTGATGATGAACCTGCACGGCCTGCTGCGCGCCGCCGCGATCCTCGTGCCGACCCTGTTCGTCCTGCGCCGCACGAGCGCCGACATCGCCACCGCCTGGCGGCTGTGGCCGCTGTGGCACGACCTGGTCCAGGCCGTCCCGCACGTCGCCCTCACCAAGCCGCGGGCCGGCCGGGTCGTGGAGCTGCTGTGGCCGCCGGTCCCGCGCAACCTGCTGGTGTACCGCAAGGTGATCGAGACCCGCGACGCGATCCTGATCCTCGGCGAGTACGTCGCCCCGGGCGTCCCGGAGCTCGCCCGCAGCCATGTCACCGGGCACGGCATCCCCGAGCAGCGGCGCACCGCGGCCGCGCTGGCCTGCGTACTGAAGGAGGCGCGGCAGGCGAAGCTCGCCGGACGGCCCGGACAGCCGGGCCAGGACGCGGACTGGGAGCTGCCGGCCGCGATGCAGACCTCCGCCGAGGGCGGCGACCTGGACGAAGAGGCCCGGTTCCTGGTCGACGTGGCGCAGGCCTACGGCTCTGCGGCGACCACGGACTTCACCGCGGAACGCCTGAACCCCGTGTAG